Proteins encoded in a region of the Ignavibacteriales bacterium genome:
- a CDS encoding DUF488 domain-containing protein: MYYRRKILLALLQTFGGVLPKIDFQKYLFLLNVNKQNPFFEFIPYKYGCFSFQANQDMSTMVKYSLVTESEKNWQLKNDKDYLVDLKEDDRKELKQIQSKYGNLKGRNLIKYVYENYPYYSINSTIKETILDKAHLKAVENSKPSKSEFTLYSIGYEGKTVEHFTNELIGEDIKVLCDVRKNALSMKYGFSKKQLKNVVENAGIKYIHMPALGIESDKRRQLNTKEDYDNLFQNYKLNTIRQRDAEISELYKIFIENKRIALMCFEADHNFCHRSRTIEALEKKFEKEFLIKHL, encoded by the coding sequence ATGTACTACAGAAGAAAAATATTATTAGCCTTATTACAAACATTTGGTGGTGTTCTGCCAAAGATAGATTTCCAGAAATACCTGTTTCTTCTAAACGTAAATAAACAAAATCCTTTCTTTGAATTTATTCCGTATAAGTATGGATGCTTTTCATTCCAGGCAAACCAGGATATGTCAACAATGGTTAAGTACAGCCTCGTAACTGAATCTGAAAAAAACTGGCAATTAAAAAATGATAAGGATTATTTAGTTGATTTAAAAGAAGATGACAGAAAAGAGTTAAAACAAATACAATCGAAGTACGGAAATTTAAAGGGCAGAAACCTTATAAAATATGTATATGAAAATTATCCATACTATTCTATAAATAGCACAATAAAAGAAACCATACTTGATAAAGCACATTTAAAGGCTGTAGAAAATTCAAAACCAAGTAAAAGTGAGTTTACTTTATACTCGATAGGATATGAGGGTAAAACCGTTGAGCATTTTACAAATGAATTGATAGGGGAAGACATAAAGGTGCTCTGTGATGTTAGAAAAAATGCACTTAGTATGAAATATGGTTTTTCTAAGAAGCAGTTAAAAAATGTTGTTGAAAATGCCGGTATAAAATATATCCATATGCCCGCACTTGGTATTGAATCCGATAAGCGTCGGCAATTGAACACAAAAGAAGATTATGATAATCTTTTTCAGAATTATAAACTTAATACTATTCGTCAGAGAGATGCCGAAATATCAGAACTATATAAAATATTTATTGAGAATAAAAGAATTGCTTTAATGTGCTTTGAAGCCGATCATAATTTCTGTCATAGAAGCCGCACAATAGAAGCACTTGAAAAGAAATTTGAAAAGGAATTTTTAATAAAACATTTATAG